AACTCATCTAATCACCTCCTTATTTTATTTTTTACGCATACGAATGCATTGATATTCAAAAAAATATGAGAAGATAGAATGAACTCAATTATTTATCCTACACCACGCATGTTGATTACAAATAATTGCACACATGTATGGCGTTCGAATCCTTTTTTCGCTGGATTAAGCAGAACTTGAATGTGGGTGTGTTATTTGGCACGACTAAAAAAATGCCGTATACAACCAGCTTTTTACGGCATTGATTGCTTATGTGCTGCTCAAGTGGCTATATAAACAGGGTAATTTTTTTACTTCGTATACCATTCTGTCTCTTGTCGGCTTTCAGCGCATGTTTCTTTGTGGGACACTGCCGCTGAAATGGCCTTGTTTTGCGTTAATGAACAGCATTCAACCTTCACTTTGAGGAAAATTAATAGGTAGGGGCACAGGCTGATCAAAATTGCTTTTTACGTGATAAAATTGGCCTTCCTTTGCAGACTTTAGTAAACCTTCCATCACTTCTAAGGAGTGAAAAGCCATCTGGCCGCTTGCACGCTCTACCCGCTTGTCCCGGATCGCATAAGCCATATCAATAAGACCAATCCCACGGCTGTTCTCTTGGTGGCTCGTTTCATTAAATGGGTGAATGATTGGAACTTCCTCCCACCCGCTTATAGGCTCCTTTCTAGGCATTGTTTTCCATCTGTACTGCTCTTTTGTTTTCAATAAAACGGGTCCGCCAAACAAATTAGGGCCGTCTAAGGGGTCAATATCATTTATGCAAATCGTACCTTTTGTACCGTATATCTCTAATCTCGGAAGCTCTGAATCCCATGCATCAAAGCTCATTATAAATGTTGCAAGGGCATCGTTAGCAAATTGCAGGGTTCCTGTAATATGGGTGTCCACTTCCACTTCAATGACGTCTCCCTGCCTCGGTTCACTTTCAATCACCCGTTTATCAAATGTCCTTCTGGCCATGGCAGAACAGCTTTGAACTGGTCCAATTAAAGACAAAAGTGCTGTTATGTAATAAGGGCCAATGTCAAGCAACGGACCACCACCTGGCTTGTAAAAAAAATCAGGATTTGGATGGAATGACTCAGTACCATGATAAGCAACAAAAGCACTTGCTCCCACAATATCGCCAATTGTACCTTCATCAATCAGTTTCCTGCATGTTTGAAGACGTCCTCCCAAAAAGGTATCAGGTGCAGAGCCGACATAAAGACCTTTTTCTTTTGCGAGATCAAGAATTTTCTTTCCATCTTCTAAAGTGGCCGCTAACGGTTTTTCCGTATATACATGCTTACCCGCTTCCAGTGCTTTAATTGTAAGCTCAGCGTGCACAGCTGGGACCGTTAAATTTAAAATAATATCGATTTCTGGGTCTTCTATCAATTCCTCAGCTGTTGCATATGCTTTTTCAATTTGATGCTGATCTGCTTTTTTGCGTGCCTTCTCAAGGTTCCTGCTTGCACAAGCTGCCACATGTACGATTTCATATTTCTTTAAGTTCTGAATATATACATCACTAATATCGCCTATCCCCAAAACACCAACGTTAAATTTTGTCACAGCTCGTCATCCTCCAAATTAAAATATGTTTTTACAAAGCAAGACTTTAGTTCATTTTTGGCTCGGTAAACACTGTGAATCCTCATTCTTCTCACTGTAATTTGGAGCTAGACAGTAATCGCCATCATTAAAATATTTTTTGTCGTGTATTGTTATGGAGTTTCCCAATAGAAAATCCCTAGAGCGCCTGCCGAAAAAGGATTCAAATATAACCTGTTGTGATATGACCTCCCGGCTTGTAACTCTCCAATGCCGTTCAGAGAAACGCTACCGACGTTTTTAATCATTCGGTAAAATATTTAAATATTAGAAGGCTCGATGTATTTTTAACTCGTATATAATGCTTGTTTATTCCCCTCTCTGCTTTTCAATCTTTTACGCATACGGTTGCATAAAAGTTTAAGAATAAAGAAGTGGAATAAATTAATTATCTATTCCACACGACTCTCTAATTACTAGTGAAGGGCTTATCTCAAGCTTTAGCTTTGCTACTGGCTCAGTCGATTCAATCTTTTCTATTAATCGCTTGCATGTTAATGCTGCAATTTCCTTAGTCGGCTGATGCACTGTAGTTAGATACGGTTTATAACATGTGCATAAATCAATGTCATCAAACCCGACAACTGCTATATCCTGGGGCACATTAAATCCCGATTCTTTTAACGCTTGTATGGCTCCTAATGCCATCAAATCATTC
The genomic region above belongs to Domibacillus sp. DTU_2020_1001157_1_SI_ALB_TIR_016 and contains:
- a CDS encoding Gfo/Idh/MocA family oxidoreductase, translated to MTKFNVGVLGIGDISDVYIQNLKKYEIVHVAACASRNLEKARKKADQHQIEKAYATAEELIEDPEIDIILNLTVPAVHAELTIKALEAGKHVYTEKPLAATLEDGKKILDLAKEKGLYVGSAPDTFLGGRLQTCRKLIDEGTIGDIVGASAFVAYHGTESFHPNPDFFYKPGGGPLLDIGPYYITALLSLIGPVQSCSAMARRTFDKRVIESEPRQGDVIEVEVDTHITGTLQFANDALATFIMSFDAWDSELPRLEIYGTKGTICINDIDPLDGPNLFGGPVLLKTKEQYRWKTMPRKEPISGWEEVPIIHPFNETSHQENSRGIGLIDMAYAIRDKRVERASGQMAFHSLEVMEGLLKSAKEGQFYHVKSNFDQPVPLPINFPQSEG